The proteins below are encoded in one region of Microbispora sp. NBC_01189:
- the ctaD gene encoding cytochrome c oxidase subunit I: MTTHAVRPSDLVPHRGPGARITSWLSTTDHKVIGNLYMVTAFCFFLVGGVEAMIIRAELFEPGMQFVTLQQYNMMFTLHGSVMLLLFATPLFAGFANAIMPLQIGAPDVAFPRLNMASYWLFLFGGLMVVGSSLAGGAPTFGWTAYTPLSTAPFTPQLGGDLWIMGLALSGLGTILGSVNFITTIMCMRAPGMTMFRMPIFTWNVFFTSILVLLAFPVLAAALLALEIDRKLGAHIFDPRTGGPLLWQHLFWFFGHPEVYIIALPFFGIITEVIPVFSRKPLFGYVGMVGATIAITALSVTVWAHHMFATGRVLLPFFSLMSFLIAVPTGVKFFNWTGTMWRGHLTFETPMLWAVGFLVTFLLGGLTGVILASPPLDFHVTDTYFVVAHFHYVVFGTVVFAMFSGFYFWWPKFTGRMLNERLGKIHFWTLFVGFHMTFLIQHWLGMQGMPRRYGDYSANDGFTWMHQLSSVGAFLLGLSTLPFLYNLFWTWRHGERVTVNDPWQANSLEWATSCPPPRHNFVSIPPIRSERPVFDLRYPRAGGTPGEPPETKRDFVDPGA; the protein is encoded by the coding sequence ATGACGACCCACGCCGTACGGCCGAGTGATCTGGTGCCCCACCGGGGCCCCGGCGCCCGCATCACCTCGTGGTTGTCGACCACCGACCACAAGGTCATCGGCAACCTGTACATGGTCACCGCGTTCTGCTTCTTCCTGGTCGGCGGCGTGGAAGCGATGATCATCCGCGCGGAGCTCTTCGAGCCGGGGATGCAGTTCGTCACCCTGCAGCAGTACAACATGATGTTCACGCTGCACGGCAGCGTCATGCTGCTGCTTTTCGCGACCCCGTTGTTCGCCGGGTTCGCCAACGCGATCATGCCGCTGCAGATCGGCGCTCCGGACGTGGCGTTCCCCCGGCTGAACATGGCGAGCTACTGGCTGTTCCTGTTCGGCGGGCTGATGGTGGTGGGGTCGTCGCTGGCCGGCGGGGCGCCGACCTTCGGGTGGACGGCCTACACGCCGCTGTCGACCGCGCCCTTCACACCGCAGCTCGGCGGAGACCTGTGGATCATGGGGCTCGCGCTGTCCGGCCTCGGGACGATCCTCGGCTCGGTCAACTTCATCACCACGATCATGTGCATGCGCGCGCCGGGCATGACGATGTTCCGGATGCCGATCTTCACCTGGAACGTGTTCTTCACCTCGATCCTCGTGCTGCTGGCCTTCCCGGTGCTCGCCGCCGCGCTGCTGGCGCTGGAGATCGACCGCAAGCTCGGCGCGCACATCTTCGACCCGCGGACGGGCGGCCCGCTGCTCTGGCAGCACCTATTCTGGTTTTTCGGCCACCCCGAGGTCTACATCATCGCGCTGCCGTTCTTCGGCATCATCACCGAGGTCATCCCGGTGTTCAGCCGCAAGCCGCTGTTCGGGTACGTCGGGATGGTCGGCGCGACGATCGCGATCACCGCGCTGTCGGTGACCGTGTGGGCCCACCACATGTTCGCCACCGGGCGCGTGCTGCTGCCGTTCTTCTCGCTCATGTCGTTCCTGATCGCCGTGCCCACGGGGGTGAAGTTCTTCAACTGGACGGGCACGATGTGGCGCGGCCATCTGACCTTCGAGACGCCCATGCTGTGGGCCGTGGGCTTCCTCGTCACGTTCCTGCTCGGGGGGCTGACCGGGGTGATCCTGGCGTCGCCGCCGCTGGACTTCCACGTGACCGACACCTACTTCGTGGTCGCCCACTTCCACTATGTGGTCTTCGGCACGGTGGTGTTCGCGATGTTCTCCGGCTTCTACTTCTGGTGGCCCAAGTTCACCGGGCGAATGCTGAACGAGCGTCTCGGGAAGATCCACTTCTGGACGCTGTTCGTCGGGTTCCATATGACGTTCCTCATCCAGCACTGGCTCGGCATGCAGGGCATGCCCCGGCGGTACGGCGACTACTCGGCCAACGACGGCTTCACCTGGATGCACCAGTTGTCGAGCGTGGGGGCGTTCCTGCTCGGACTGTCGACCCTGCCGTTCCTCTACAACCTCTTCTGGACCTGGCGGCACGGGGAGAGGGTGACGGTGAACGACCCGTGGCAGGCCAACTCGCTGGAGTGGGCCACCTCCTGCCCGCCGCCGCGGCACAACTTCGTGTCGATCCCGCCGATCCGCTCCGAGCGGCCCGTCTTCGACCTGCGCTACCCGAGGGCCGGCGGCACGCCGGGCGAGCCGCCGGAGACCAAACGGGACTTCGTCGATCCCGGCGCGTGA
- a CDS encoding cytochrome d ubiquinol oxidase subunit II → MEIVWFTTFAVLLAGYFALEGFDIGLGVLLPVLGRSPAARDRLVGAMAPFVLANEVWLLALAGVLFGAFPALEGPVLSGLYPLVVIVLLAWIVRDAGLWFRRRAGGARWRLVWDGAVCAGSAGLALGWGAALTAVARGLPGSPLDPLGLAGGVVLLALLAWHGRTFAAWRLDGARGGALLLSACAAALPAVLVAAGAAGRMLGDAAPDQTLTVLGVMVVPFVPFLVGAQVWVWRTFSKGALPTFF, encoded by the coding sequence ATGGAGATTGTCTGGTTCACGACGTTCGCCGTCCTGCTGGCCGGTTACTTCGCCCTGGAGGGCTTCGACATCGGCCTCGGCGTGCTGCTGCCCGTTCTCGGGCGCTCGCCCGCCGCTCGGGACCGTCTCGTCGGCGCGATGGCCCCGTTCGTGCTCGCCAACGAGGTGTGGCTGCTCGCGCTCGCGGGAGTGCTGTTCGGTGCGTTCCCGGCGCTGGAGGGCCCGGTCCTGAGCGGCCTCTATCCCCTGGTCGTCATCGTGCTGCTGGCCTGGATCGTGCGCGACGCCGGGCTGTGGTTCCGGCGCAGGGCCGGCGGCGCGCGCTGGCGGCTGGTGTGGGACGGCGCGGTGTGCGCGGGCTCCGCCGGGCTGGCCCTCGGCTGGGGCGCCGCGCTGACGGCCGTCGCACGCGGCCTGCCCGGCTCGCCCCTCGACCCGCTCGGCCTGGCGGGAGGCGTCGTGCTGCTGGCGCTGCTCGCCTGGCACGGGCGGACGTTCGCGGCCTGGCGGCTCGACGGCGCCCGGGGCGGTGCGCTGCTGCTCTCGGCCTGCGCCGCCGCGCTCCCCGCCGTGCTGGTCGCGGCGGGGGCGGCCGGGCGGATGCTCGGCGACGCCGCCCCGGATCAGACACTGACGGTGCTGGGTGTCATGGTGGTGCCGTTCGTCCCGTTCCTCGTGGGCGCGCAAGTATGGGTGTGGCGCACCTTCTCGAAGGGCGCCCTGCCGACGTTCTTCTGA
- a CDS encoding cytochrome ubiquinol oxidase subunit I — protein MDVVDLARLQFAVTGNLHFLFVVLTLGLAPLVAIMHTRLAISGNPLHERMTRFWGQIYVINYALGIFTGLVMEFQFGLNWSGLTSYAGDVFGTPLALETLLAFFLESTFLGLWIFGWHRLPRGLHVACIWLVTLTAYASALFIMVANSFLQHPVGAAEEGGRLVLRDFGALFTNPSLVAALPHVLGAGVWAGGSFVMGASAYHLFRRTAEREFFTRSLRIGVITASVGSFVTVWFGYTQLDLVDRVQPGKLNGAIPALGVDLMSTLGQLVLLVVWATLPLLFRDLLTRWRWTHPVLMVIAPAPFGLVIAGWLTREVGRQPWLVYGKLTVADALTPGLTPATITASFAAFAGVLGLLAVVDWALIIRAVRRGPGEVSLGAPDQSADPAPAPAHSF, from the coding sequence ATGGATGTCGTCGACCTCGCCCGGCTGCAGTTCGCCGTAACGGGAAATCTCCATTTCCTGTTCGTCGTGCTGACACTCGGGCTGGCGCCCCTGGTGGCGATCATGCACACCCGCCTTGCCATCAGCGGAAACCCCCTGCACGAGCGGATGACCCGCTTCTGGGGACAGATTTACGTGATCAACTACGCGCTCGGCATCTTCACGGGCCTGGTGATGGAGTTCCAGTTCGGGCTGAACTGGAGCGGGCTGACCTCCTACGCGGGCGACGTGTTCGGCACGCCGCTCGCCCTGGAGACGCTGCTCGCCTTCTTCCTGGAGTCCACCTTCCTGGGGTTGTGGATCTTCGGGTGGCACCGCCTGCCGCGCGGGCTCCACGTGGCATGCATCTGGCTGGTGACGCTGACGGCGTACGCTTCGGCCCTGTTCATCATGGTCGCCAACTCGTTCCTGCAGCACCCGGTGGGCGCGGCCGAAGAGGGCGGGCGCCTGGTGCTGCGGGACTTCGGCGCACTGTTCACCAACCCCAGCCTCGTCGCCGCCCTCCCCCACGTGCTGGGCGCGGGAGTATGGGCGGGAGGCTCCTTCGTCATGGGCGCCAGCGCCTATCACCTGTTCCGGCGCACCGCCGAGCGGGAGTTCTTCACGCGCTCGCTGCGCATCGGCGTGATCACCGCGTCCGTCGGGTCGTTCGTCACGGTCTGGTTCGGCTACACCCAGCTCGACCTGGTGGACCGCGTCCAGCCCGGCAAGCTCAACGGCGCGATCCCGGCGTTGGGAGTCGACCTGATGTCGACCCTCGGCCAGCTGGTCCTGCTGGTCGTGTGGGCCACGCTGCCGCTACTCTTCCGCGACCTGCTCACCCGCTGGCGCTGGACCCATCCGGTCCTGATGGTCATCGCCCCGGCCCCGTTCGGCCTGGTGATCGCCGGCTGGCTCACCCGCGAGGTGGGCCGCCAGCCCTGGCTGGTGTACGGCAAGCTCACCGTGGCCGACGCCCTCACCCCCGGGCTGACCCCGGCGACCATCACGGCCTCCTTCGCCGCCTTCGCCGGCGTGCTCGGGTTGCTCGCCGTCGTGGACTGGGCCCTGATCATCCGCGCCGTACGGCGGGGTCCCGGGGAGGTCTCCCTCGGCGCGCCCGACCAGTCCGCCGACCCCGCTCCCGCCCCCGCCCACTCGTTCTGA
- a CDS encoding PadR family transcriptional regulator, producing the protein MNADALRGHMDALLLSVLEREPLHGYAIIEALRERSGGALDVPTGTVYPALRRLERAGLLAGEWAADGGRRRRTYRLTDAGRGALAGERSAWRSFTSAIGSVLDPLR; encoded by the coding sequence GTGAACGCCGACGCGCTCCGGGGCCACATGGACGCCCTGTTGCTCTCCGTGCTGGAGCGCGAGCCGCTGCACGGCTACGCGATCATCGAGGCGCTGCGCGAGCGCAGCGGCGGCGCGCTCGACGTGCCCACCGGGACGGTCTATCCCGCGCTGCGGCGCCTGGAGCGGGCCGGGCTGCTCGCCGGGGAGTGGGCCGCCGACGGCGGGCGCCGACGGCGGACCTACCGGCTCACCGACGCGGGGCGCGGAGCCCTCGCGGGGGAGCGGTCGGCCTGGCGGTCGTTCACCAGCGCGATAGGGAGCGTTCTCGATCCGCTGCGCTAG
- a CDS encoding ExeM/NucH family extracellular endonuclease, with protein MRALRRVSPAGHPGGRGLRRRIRGRAVAVLAPAGLLPVLVTVIALVPVSAEPGTVVISRACAVPPDRRIAEVQGSGTASPLTGRTVRVEGVVTGDFQRADQLSGFYFQDPTPDADPATSDGLFAVARESVKDVKVGDRVFVTGRVAEFDGLTELSPVTAVDVCGTGTIGPAVVVLPRAAGATFEPLENMLVTFPEPLTLTDHYDLGRYGEVTVAAGGRLFQPTDREGVDPALDARRSLLVDDGSTVQNPVTIPYAGSQGVPRLGDTAPGITGVLTHGFGAYRLEPTQEIRFLRANPRLSAPLPVGGNVRVAGLNTLNWFTTLGSRGATTAAEQRRQLAKIVATLQGLDADVVGLMEVENNGQTALQALVDALNAKAGAGTYKALVHPYPGGDAIHVAAIYKPARVTPVGAARSSADPVFRRPPLIQEFRRAGGGRPFTLVVNHFKSKGCGVDAPAPDQEHGQGCYNDERVRQARAVLGLIDSMDLPGPLLIGDLNAYGEEDPIHTLEQGGLTSLTKRFVPEPLRYSYLFGGRSGELDHAFAGRRLASRVTGATIWHVNSDESRILDYNTEVNPPGLYQPDAFRSSDHDPLLIGLNLPRGEG; from the coding sequence ATGCGTGCTCTCCGCCGAGTCAGCCCCGCCGGCCACCCTGGTGGTCGAGGCCTCCGCCGCCGTATCCGCGGCCGGGCGGTCGCCGTGCTCGCCCCGGCCGGCCTGCTGCCCGTCCTCGTCACGGTCATCGCCCTGGTGCCCGTCTCGGCCGAGCCGGGCACCGTCGTGATCAGCCGGGCCTGCGCGGTGCCCCCGGACCGGCGGATCGCCGAGGTGCAGGGCAGCGGGACCGCCTCCCCGCTCACCGGGCGGACGGTCCGGGTCGAAGGCGTCGTGACCGGCGACTTCCAGCGCGCCGACCAGCTCAGCGGGTTCTACTTCCAGGACCCCACGCCCGACGCCGACCCCGCCACCTCCGACGGCCTGTTCGCGGTCGCCCGTGAATCCGTCAAGGACGTCAAGGTCGGTGACCGGGTGTTCGTCACCGGCCGGGTGGCCGAGTTCGATGGCCTGACCGAGCTCTCCCCGGTCACCGCCGTCGACGTCTGCGGCACCGGGACCATCGGGCCCGCCGTCGTCGTCCTGCCGAGGGCCGCGGGCGCCACCTTCGAGCCGCTGGAGAACATGCTTGTGACGTTCCCCGAGCCGCTGACCCTCACCGACCACTACGACCTCGGCCGGTACGGCGAGGTGACCGTCGCGGCCGGAGGCCGGCTCTTCCAGCCGACCGACCGCGAGGGCGTCGACCCGGCGCTCGACGCGCGCCGGTCCCTGCTCGTCGACGACGGCTCCACCGTGCAGAACCCCGTCACGATCCCGTACGCCGGGTCCCAAGGGGTTCCCCGTCTGGGCGACACCGCCCCCGGGATCACCGGAGTCCTCACCCACGGCTTCGGCGCGTACCGCCTGGAGCCCACCCAGGAGATCCGCTTCCTCCGCGCCAACCCCCGACTGAGCGCCCCCCTGCCGGTCGGCGGCAACGTGCGGGTGGCCGGCCTGAACACGCTCAACTGGTTCACCACCCTCGGCTCCCGGGGCGCCACCACGGCCGCCGAACAGCGGCGCCAGCTCGCCAAGATCGTGGCCACGCTGCAGGGCCTCGACGCCGACGTCGTCGGCCTGATGGAGGTCGAGAACAACGGCCAGACCGCGCTCCAGGCGCTCGTGGACGCGCTCAACGCCAAGGCCGGCGCGGGAACCTACAAGGCGCTGGTCCACCCGTACCCGGGCGGCGACGCCATCCACGTGGCGGCGATCTACAAGCCGGCCAGGGTCACCCCGGTCGGCGCCGCCCGGTCGTCCGCCGACCCCGTCTTCCGCCGTCCGCCGCTCATCCAGGAGTTCCGCAGGGCCGGCGGCGGCCGGCCGTTCACGCTGGTCGTCAACCACTTCAAGTCGAAGGGCTGCGGTGTGGACGCGCCCGCTCCCGACCAGGAGCACGGTCAGGGCTGTTACAACGACGAGAGGGTCCGGCAGGCCAGGGCCGTGCTCGGGCTGATCGACAGCATGGACCTGCCCGGCCCGCTGCTGATCGGCGACCTGAACGCGTACGGCGAGGAGGACCCGATCCACACGCTGGAGCAGGGCGGGCTGACCAGCCTGACCAAGCGGTTCGTCCCGGAGCCCCTGCGCTACAGCTATCTGTTCGGCGGGCGGTCGGGCGAGCTCGACCACGCTTTCGCCGGCCGCCGGCTGGCGAGCCGGGTCACCGGGGCGACGATCTGGCACGTCAACTCCGACGAGTCCCGCATCCTCGACTACAACACCGAGGTCAACCCGCCGGGGCTCTACCAGCCCGACGCGTTCCGCTCCTCCGACCACGACCCGCTGCTGATCGGGCTGAACCTGCCCCGCGGCGAGGGCTGA
- a CDS encoding universal stress protein, with the protein MNQPKIVVGINGSMASQAALRWAAAEGSLRGSVVEAVYAWEWTGGLHAHYAPIAGRTSREEERRAALDIAGKAVAELGERHVEPVVVEGPPAQVLLRATDGADLLVLGAHEAESEPYPVLNPVVSACLLRARCPVVVVLPGMEHDRRPGMLAGSRS; encoded by the coding sequence GTGAACCAGCCGAAGATCGTGGTGGGAATCAACGGGTCGATGGCGTCGCAGGCCGCACTTCGGTGGGCCGCCGCCGAGGGTTCGCTGCGCGGCTCGGTGGTGGAGGCGGTGTACGCCTGGGAGTGGACGGGCGGGCTGCACGCGCACTACGCGCCGATCGCGGGCCGCACCTCCCGGGAGGAGGAACGCCGGGCCGCCCTGGACATCGCCGGGAAGGCGGTCGCCGAGCTCGGCGAGCGCCACGTCGAGCCCGTCGTCGTGGAGGGCCCCCCGGCACAGGTGCTGCTCCGCGCGACGGACGGCGCGGACCTGCTGGTGCTGGGCGCCCACGAGGCCGAGTCCGAGCCCTACCCCGTGCTCAACCCCGTCGTCTCCGCCTGTCTGCTGCGGGCCAGGTGCCCGGTCGTCGTCGTGCTGCCCGGCATGGAGCACGACCGCCGTCCCGGGATGCTCGCCGGCAGCCGCTCCTGA
- a CDS encoding universal stress protein, with amino-acid sequence MDADRQQGTSQGNSQETGEETGRGIVVGYDGSDYAMQALDWAMDEAEFRRAPITVCHAWQSPYALGDEEARKSLHHAAEHVLWHGAECARQCTSGVRVREDLFEGPATERLVELSATAGLVVVGSRGLSGPARRVMGSVAGHVATHARCPVIVVRGAGSLPHPRHPGPIVAGVGGGDDHVLAFAYREAALRGLSLIAVHAMRHPAAVWSAGMAPMVMAGVPGREAVELLEAAVRPWRERFPHVETVLQPGGGPVLDVLADTSSGATMLVVGATREKGVLARLGSVTRPLIDAVTCPVAVVHP; translated from the coding sequence ATGGATGCTGACAGGCAGCAGGGGACCAGCCAAGGGAACAGCCAGGAGACCGGCGAGGAAACAGGGCGGGGGATCGTCGTCGGATACGACGGCTCCGACTACGCCATGCAGGCGCTCGACTGGGCGATGGACGAGGCCGAGTTCCGCCGGGCTCCCATCACCGTGTGTCACGCCTGGCAGTCGCCGTACGCCCTGGGCGACGAGGAGGCGCGCAAGTCGCTCCACCACGCGGCCGAGCACGTGCTGTGGCACGGCGCCGAGTGCGCGCGCCAGTGCACGAGCGGCGTCCGCGTGCGGGAGGACCTGTTCGAGGGCCCGGCCACCGAGCGGCTCGTCGAACTGTCGGCCACGGCCGGTCTCGTCGTGGTGGGGTCCCGGGGCCTGAGCGGACCGGCCCGCCGTGTGATGGGCTCGGTCGCCGGGCACGTCGCCACACACGCGCGCTGTCCCGTGATCGTGGTGCGCGGCGCGGGATCGCTGCCGCATCCGCGCCATCCCGGCCCGATCGTCGCGGGCGTCGGGGGCGGCGACGACCACGTCCTCGCCTTCGCCTACCGCGAGGCCGCCCTGCGCGGGCTGTCGCTGATCGCGGTGCACGCCATGCGCCACCCGGCCGCCGTCTGGAGCGCGGGCATGGCGCCCATGGTGATGGCCGGCGTCCCCGGACGGGAGGCGGTCGAGCTCCTGGAAGCCGCCGTACGGCCCTGGCGGGAGCGGTTCCCGCACGTGGAGACGGTGCTCCAGCCCGGCGGGGGCCCGGTGCTCGACGTCCTGGCTGACACCTCTTCCGGCGCGACGATGCTGGTCGTCGGCGCGACCCGGGAGAAGGGCGTGCTCGCGAGGCTCGGGTCGGTCACCCGGCCGCTCATCGACGCCGTCACCTGCCCGGTGGCGGTCGTGCATCCCTGA